A region of the Littorina saxatilis isolate snail1 linkage group LG12, US_GU_Lsax_2.0, whole genome shotgun sequence genome:
TCAGGTTGTGGTAGCTGCGGCCGTAACTGGCCACGGGGGCGTACAGTGGTGCCCCCTGGCCGGGGGAGAGGGTGCTGCTGGCCTTggcccacccccacccccatatggCGTTCACCCCCAGCATCTGGCGCAGGCTGGCAGTGTTGGGTTTTGGGGTCGGGGGAGCTCCGTACACTCCTGTGTTATCATAGGCGTCGATTTCCCACAGAAATACCTGAGAGAAACGAAAATTCAATGAGAAACAGAATCAataaacaagaatggtaagaTGTTGGGAAGTTTAATGTGACGAAATCAgacattcacaagtacatcAACACAGGGTCTTTACAGTGGACAGACGAACACGTAATTAAGAATCAATTGTAacaagttagttagttaactgttgcttaatgggtccagcggaccatgtaggccaaatcaggaccccattgTAACAAATAAAAGAAACTTATCTTGGTGTGTTTTTTGCCAGAGaacaaaatttttaaaaacgatGGAGCAGGTGGTGGTAGTATTACATGTATCCGCACAACTAGTCAACTTAACGTATAGTTTCACTGTTCCTTGCTCTGTTCTGATGCTCACCTTCGCATACTTGGACTCATCTTCCTGTTGCTGCACGCCGATGTAACGCACCGTGATGGGACTCGGTAGATGTGTCACTACGGCGTGCACGGCGTTGGGGTCAAGGTCTGTGAGGTCCTGCCACGTCACACCATCGGATGACGCCACCAGTTTTGACGTCACGCCGTGTCCGCCGGCCCAATGACGCGTACGGACCACCTGAATTTGGTGCGGGGCGCCGAGGTCCACGTAAACACGTTCTTGGCAACCTGCCTGCCCCACGGCCCCGATTTCAAAGACACCGATGTCGCCAGAGGAACGAAGGGTCACGGCCGTAGCTGGGGTCAAGGTCACGTTGACGTCAGTCATTTTATAATTGTCTGAGGATGTTAGTGTTCCTACCACCTAAAACAAATTCCACATGAAGCAAAGTTTTTCGTAACAGCTTAAAACTATCCGTCCGTCCAACAAGCCAaattttctctgtctctcgctctgtctctgtctcgctgtcgctgtctctgtctgtctgtctgtctgtctgtctgtctgtctgtctgtctgtctctctctctctctctctctctctctctctctctctctctctctctctctctctctctctctctctctctgaaaaatTTGAAATAGGGCAGGAGACGTGTATGGATCATCAGATAGAAGCCATTACAACGAGTCCACGTGAATGATGCTCATGCTCATTCTATTCACGatcctctttaaaaaaaaaaaattttaaaaacatTAAACCTCTTTCAACAACACTTTATAAACAATTGCACAAGTTTGCATTGATAAGAAATAAAAGACTACCATATCAATAACATCTTAATTTtaagcgcttacgtccctttgtcgAGATTTtaagcgcttacttccctttgtttctcatacCTTTTCATTAGAGCCATCCACAAGGACGACCTGCGTGTCTGCGTGAAAAGCTCCCTTGATGGTGAGTTCACGCAGGTTTTGGCGTGAGGGAAGCGTGACGGTGAACTGAGCGGTTCCTCCGGACACCTTGACCTGGAACTCTGAGGATACGCTGCCGTCAGTCGCCTGGCCCAGCTGGCTGCTGGCTGCAATCATcacaacgacgacaacgataTTGATAATGACAACGACGGTGATAACAACGACGGCGATAAAACAACAATGAcgtcagcaacaacaaaatattcacaaCATTGTCAAAATCTACCATGACAAggacaaccacaacaacaatgacaacgATAAGGACAGTTTCGGTTGCTGGGTGGTTCTGTTAATGTGCATTTATTTTCCTTTGCGGATCTCGCAGTCTTTGAAACGTTCTTGTTAAGTTATGTGGTAACCCCCGCAAGGGCAATGTACTAAAAAAATCTGTCAACTGACACgtaccttttctttctttctttctgtctttctttctttctttctattttctttctctttttacatttagtccagagggggaatcgagacgagggtcgtggtgtatgtgtgtgtgtgtgtgtgtgtgtgtgtgtgtgtgtgtgtgtgtgtgtgtgtgtgtgtgtgtgtatgtagagcgattcagagtaaactactggaccgatcttcatgaaactttacatgagagtttctgggaatgatatccccagacctgtttttcttattttggataaatgtctttgatgacgtcatatccggcttttgtaaaagttgaggcggcactgtcacaccctcatttttcaatgaacattttggccaagcaattttggACGAAGGccaaactttggtattgcatttcagcttggaggcttacaaattagttaatgagtttggtcattaaaaatcggaaaattgtaattaacattatatttttataaaacgatccaaaaacaatgtcatcttatttttcaccattttctgattccaaaaacatataaatatgtcatattcggattaaaaagaagctctaaaaattaaaaatataaaacttatgaataaaataaaatttcctaaatcgatttaaaaacaagttcctcttattccttgtcggtccctgattccaaaaacatatagatatgatatgtttggattaaaaactagctcagaaagttaaaaagataGAGATACAgcaaagcgtgctatcctgctcagcgcaaccaataccgcactattctggcttgtcgatttcactgcctttgccacgagcggtggacttgaCGATGCTCGAGtacacggtcttgctgaaaaaatgcagcgcgttcagtttcattctgtgagttcgacagcttgactaaatgtattttcgccttacgcgacttgtcttttctttcttactttctttctttttttctatttttcaaCGACTGTTCCTTTTCATGACTAAGGATGAGTAAATCAATAAGATACAACACGGGCACCACAAAGGGTATACTGACCACTAGAGGAGAAAACAGAAAATGTTTGAACTTCATTACAACAAGAGACGACAACAACAAGTACCTGAGGAAGACGAGGAGCATCGTCCATCCTGACAGGCCCGGTACAGGACATTGGTCAGTGGATTGGCCAGGTAAAAGCCGATCGGCATGCACCCGTGCGAGGTCCAATGCGTGTTGTCATCACCGTCGTTGACCTGCGCCGCTTGGTCTTGGTTGGATGACGCTACAACTCGGACACCGCTCGCTTTCGTCAGAGACTTGGCCAACCCTGCGTCAGGGTCCCATGCTGACGTCACAATCAATGACGCGCATATGACGGACAGAAACGTCACAAAGGTCGTTGATTGTGACATCCTATTCAAAATTGAAACGGGAcagaacagaaaaagaaaaatcctCCCCAACGGACGTGACTTGAGATGTTTTCTGTGCTTAGACCTGGAAGTAGCAGAATTCCTTTTTAAACATCGTTTCTGTGTCTGCCTAATCTTTAGATGTCAGGATTTATTTGAAACAAGTACACAGAGGTCAAATCATACCGAAAAAGGTTTGATCGAGTATGCAAAATATATATCGTAAAACGAAGTTTACTGATAAGCAAAAGTGGGTCTTAATTTCTGCTTTCGATACAGTTCAGAGTTGACTTCTGGCAATTGTCCTCAAATCGTACAAGGCTGATGAGCTAACCTAAAAACAAAGCCAACGTGACAGGCTTTGGCATGAATTTGTCCTCAATCCGAGGTACTCCTTACTTTTCATTGTTCCAGCAAGATAAACATGCAGGACCCTGCTTGGCCAACGTCCTTGCTCTATTTTTGACAGTATTGTCCggactttttcttttgtttgctcCTCAACTTTTCTATCACTTTtaagtttgtttatgtgtgcgtcTTTGTAAACATGTGCACGGCACAGGAGTATACGTATCCTAATAAATCGGTGAACTTTGTGATGCCCATGACATTCGTTTCTGTTTTTAGTTAAATAATAaacggcaaacaaacaaaatgtgaggATCTGACTGTACAATGTAATGGAAAGAGGATGGGATGCGCTGGAAAATGAACCACCCTCTCCGGCCACACTCTCTCTGCTTGTGTCCCATTtatattttcttcttgtcgtttTGCTTTATTCCAGATTATTACTTATCTTAACAATAAATTGTCATACACGAACACATACACGTTCTCGCGGGTAcgtacacttacacacacgcgcgcgcgcgcgcaggcAGGTATGCATGGAGGCATACAGgaacgcacgcaagcacgcacgtatacacacacacacacacacactaaaacacacacacatactaaaacacacacacacacacacacacgcacacacgcgcacacgcacacacacacacacctcttttaCACGCACATACTAAAGCACGCACCCCagcacacactcgcgcgcaagcacacgcagtcacacacacacacacacacacacacacacacacacacacacacacacacacacacacacacacacacacacacacacacacacacacacacacacacacacacacacacacacacacacacacataaacgtgCACAGACGCACGCGCAAACTCGCGTCCTTTGATATCTCAGACAAATTTATGTTGGATCAGAATTATTTATTCATGTTCAGGCAGAACGTAGTCACAGAGATATTTCCTCTGTTTAACAGTCTTACACACATAGTGGGTTTTTTATGCATCgccttatcttcttcttcttcttcgttcatgggcttagactcccacgtacactcgtgtttttgcacgagtggaattttacgtgtatgaccgtttttaccccgccatttaggcagccatacgccgctttcggaggaagcatgctgggtattttcgtctttctataacccaccgaactctgacatggattacaggatcttttccgtgcgcacttggtccagagggggaatcgagacgagggtcgtggtgtatgtatgtgtgtacacacgaagggggataagccactagcaggtctgcacataagttgacctgggagatcggaaaaatctccacacttaacccaccaggcggccgcggccgggatttgaaccttcgaccttccgattaagaggccgacgtcttaccaccccgccacagcgcccgccTATGCATCGCCTTATGAACTGAACAGATATACAAACCATGATGCACAAAGAACATTTACAAATAATGTCACCatggtctgtctgtatattaaGTTTGTTTGTAAATTATGCTACTGGTTGAAACACAATCACTACACACAATGTACCCAAGTTGAGTTTTCTTCTGGTAAAATCATATGCAAGAAAGCACTGCGTGTTTTGGCAATTGTGGGAAAATATAACTTTACACATTCACGAGGCTACGAACTCTACAGCATTTTTCTTTCGAGCGCTTCGTTCGTATGCTGTACGATTCCCTTGAAACTAATCATGACCTTTCTGTTACTGACAGAactagaatcaaaaaacaagaaaggtaagttgttggaacgttgttattgacaaaattacgttacagtcacgaatatatcgacccaacggtcttttaagtgaacaaacaaacaaatatcacaCTAAACTTATCTTCATGAAATTCAGTATTCGCCCActcgccaggaagccgagcgaatgaatcaaTTAAActtaattttggaacgttggcagtctctttgtttttggatttgacaGAACTAGGTTTCTTAGTTCCACGAGCTGTTTCGATACGATATCGAGCGTATGCGTGACTTCTGTGAAAGCCACGtagaaaaataaaacatgtgTATGAAACCGAACTAACGGGGAATAACAATGTCACCTCGTACTGAGTAGATTTTATATTGTTGTAGCCGCCGGCTATTTATAGCCCGGCTATACTTAGGTTTCGCTCTTGTGGAAGTTTGAAAGTCTAGTTGATTGTCGACTGGGGACTGGGgactgtatctctggtactctggggtcactTGAGCTCAAATATGGCGAGTAGCTTGTTTTATAAGCAGATCAAATCCAAGGTTCGGCAAGATACTTATGTCTCAGCGTTAACAGCGTatctcgatactttgacgagacaagccAAATAATAATGCTGGACTTTCGAGGAAGACAGCTTGTTCGTGTCAAAATATGTATCTCGATACTTTGATGAGACAAGCCAAATAATAATGCTGGACTTTCCAAGAAGACAGCTTGTTCGTGTCAAAATATGTATCTCGATACTTTGATGAGACAAGCCAAATAATAATGTTGGACTTTCGAGGAAGACAGCTTGTTCGTGTCAAAATATGTATCTCGATACTTTGATGAGACAAGCCAAATAATAATGTTGGACTTTCGAGGAAGACAGCTTGTTCGTGTCAAAATATGTatctcgatactttgacgagacaagccAAATAATAATGCTGGATTTCGAAGAAGACAGCTTGTTCGTGTCAAAATTATATGTatctcgatactttgacgagacaagccAAATAATAATGCTGGACTTTCGAAGAAGACAGCGTGTTCGTGTCAAAATATCACACTTTATTCTCAGTTTTTTTCCAATACCTAGAGGACGTTTAACTCAAAAGTCAGTCTCTTTACCAAACATGACAAAGACATCTTAGCAGCAGTTGAGctttacatacatttctttggCAACAATCCTGCGTATTAAAACAGTTTTGCTTCGCTTCGCGTTTGGTTTACTTTTGTGTTTAATTTGTAATGTATTCTAGCactgtttttctgtttctttttgtttctttgtgtgtgtgtgtgtgtgtgtggggggggggtatacttACTGCGAAAAAAAATCAGGTGATCACATtattttaatacaaaaatactCCAAAATAATTAGTATGTCATAGCAAATGGCATGCAGCCCTGAAGATAAGAAAATGGCTATGTCTATGTCAAAGTCTGGGGGTAGTATGGTTGTGTGCACACGTGCCTGTCTGGAGTACTtcgtggtggttttttttaatgtttttatgttaagggttgttgtcatatgttgtttggttgttttaagagcagatgaaccacacttttttttttacatccattgtttaattgtatggacaataaatcaTATTACGTGTATAAGTGTTTGTACGTGTTGACACTCTACCCAACTGTACCTTCCTCAGCGCCCGACATGTTGTAGCAGTGGCCCTTTGAGATAATAAAATTGGCTATGTATAGCTCCACAGCAAATATTTGTATCTCTGTACCTTTGTTTAACTCTCTACTTACCTAACAATACCGTCCTTAGCCCACGAGTGTGGTGTGGAATTCAAACCTCTTTATTATTTAGCCCTTTGCATTGGACAATATGGTTAGCTatgtcaatatatatatatatacctggATGTCTATTTCGTATGCGTTGTTCTCATTGTTTCACTATCTACCCAACTATGCCACCCTCAGCCTCCGAAACAGTGCAGTAGTCAATGATGAGAGAGTGTGATGAGAGTAGGAATGATTAAGTGGCTTAAGTCTTTTTCCTATGTCTGTTTCTAAGTCATTGCCCATTGCATTTGTTCCGCTTCTTTCACTATCTGCCCAACTATGCCACCCCCAGCCTCCGAAACAGTGCAGCAGTCAATGGCGAGAGAGTGTGATGAGAGAAGAGATGATTGAGTCGTTGCTTACGTCtttttctatgtctgtctccaTGTCTTTGCCTGTAAGAATTTGTTCTTGGTTCACCCTCTACCCCAAATATGCCACCCTCAGCATCAAAAACAGTGCAGCAGTCAATGATGCGAGAGTATGATGAGAGTAGAGATGATTCAGTTGCTTACTTCtttttctatgtctgtctccaTGTCTTTGCCTATAAGAATTTGTTCTTGTTTCACTCTCTACCCCAACTATGCCACCCTCAGCATCAAAAACAGTGCAGCAGTCAATGATGCGAGAGTATGATGAGAGTAGAGATGATTCAGTTGCTTACTTCtttttctatgtctgtctctatgtctgtgacTATAAGAATTTGTTATTGTTTCACTCTCTACCCCAACTATGCCACCCTCGTCCTCAGAAATAGTGTAGAAGCCAATGGCGAGAGAATATGATGAGAGTAGAAATTATCAAGTTGCTTGCGTCtttttctatgtctgtctccaTGCCTGTGCCTAAAAAGAATGTGTTCTTGGTTCGCCCTCTACCCAACGAGGCCGTCCGGGGCTCCCGAGATAGTGTAGAAGTTAAAGACCTGATGCTCTCCCTCAGGCAGCGTGTAGAAGCCAGTACCGTTGACGTTCCACGCCACGGCCTCTCCAGACTTCCTTCTGACGTAGGTGCCAACCGACGTCGGCCTCATCCCCGCGAGTTCACTGACGTAGTTCATGTTGTCCGAGAAGGCGTAGAACACCAGACCATGCTCCTCCTTCACCAGCAGCATCCTGCCGTTGGGGGAGAGGTCGGCTCCTTGTGGGTCGTTGCTGTAGGTGTTGAGATCCAGACGGACGGTGTCGTGGCTGGGGATGGGGACTGGGGTGGATGCACCCCAGCCGGAGCGGGGCAGTTTGGCGAAGAGAGAGTCCCCGCCATGCAGCTTGGAGATGATGTACAGGTCCCCGCTGGGGTCGATCATCAGAGACTCGGCGTCTTGCTCGTTCCATCTGAAGTAACATATAACGGGTTGTTTTCGTTTAATTAAGAAAAACGGTAGCAAGATTTCAGGTGTTAGGTTAAGTGTCAAGGTTGTCCTTCATTGAGCCTGAAAATGACTTTGCGAACACTTTGAGAAATCTTtcaccgaaaattcagtgccaaagcttcgtgcaccaAGCTTCGTAAAGTAAACTTCCCGaggtcgacttcgcccaattaatgtcAGGCTGCTagggcggatccaggatcttaaggaagggggggcccacccaaacttttttgcacaaacttgaGGTTTGCGCCCTAATTGACgaacatgctaggggggtccgggggcatcccccccccccccccgaatttgtttttttcaaggaagccaaatgctgcaatctagacctgagctcagaaactgtcatttaatcatctctctctctctctctctctctctctctctctctctctctctctctctctctctctctctctctctcttttttttctttttttttgcctgGGCCGCCTTAgcccccccccctaaatccgccactgGGCTGCATGTAAACAAGAGAACACATACTCGTGTTAAAGAAAATGGCGTGGCTTATTCTGACGACAAACTGATACAAATGTTAAAGAATACGAATGTTAGGGTTGGTATCGTACAGCAACAGAAAAAAACTAACCTCGTAGGACTATCTAAGTGGTTAGAACCCACGATAGGAGCCGGTCCTTAAAAAGACTCATGGGCATACATGGGAGTTTCAAGATGCTGCCGAGTAAATGTGAAAATACACGAACACGCTGAGCGAGCCATGGGGCAGGTTTCATTGGCCAGCAACACAGTCTGTCAACTGCAGTTGAACGAGTAGAATCCATTCGCTTAGGACTTTTCCAACAAGCGGCTgacaagggcggatcaattcactttggagggggggggggttacaaaatgactgcgaagatacaagttgacggcgccgaaggcgcctaagcctctaggggggtccgggggcatgcccccccggaatttttttttatccaaagaagcaaaatagagctatctggtgcatcctctttattgggggggtggggggggggttacgtagcccgtgtaacccccccccccccccagatccgcccttggcTGACACATTCGATCAAGCTAAGTTCTCGTTACTCATTGTTTTGTCTGTGCACTgtaaagaccgctgggtcgatatatctgtgaatgtattgttttgtcaataacaatcgttccaacaacctacctttattgtttttttgattcCGAGTCAAATGCAGTTATGCAACGAAATCGGGTTTCATGACAAAGATTTCAGTCGGACGACTGTGTTTCTTCGCACATGGAGgtgccggtgtaggatccggtccggtcccccctctgaagtagtcccccgggggaccaattcgtggcaaaaactgctctataatggtccccccttagacatccagcctcgtttttcttgttacaatgttagtaatgttaccagcaattttagagaaaagaaaggaaagaatcagagactggtttcatttcttcttatcagtatttatttattattcattttatttcatgtgatttttcttttgaacggcattataaatcagatctattttattttctgcaaaatatagtcaaacaaagagattgctgtctgtgcactacataataccggacgaagatatagattgaaaatggcttgaattcCTAAGAAAAACGAGCCTGGATGTCTAAGGTGGGggcattatagagcagtttttgccacgaattggtcccccgggggactacttcagaggggggaccggaccggatcctacaccggatTATAATGCTGCCCTCCCCCAGCACCGCGTTCGGACAACTGCAGTCGTGTGACGAAACTGTTTTCCGATTGTCAGTGTGAACACTGCGAGTCCATGAAACCGGCTCCTGGGCCGAGGGGCACGATCGAAGCGCAACTGGGTGCATCCCAACTAGGTGGGAAACAAGCCGCAGAGTCTGATTGGTTTAAATCACATTAAATCTCAGTTTCAGCCAATCCGACCACACGGCTGCGTACCACCCATCAGGGTGGCACCCGGTTTCGCTTTGTGTACCCCAACACAGGTCTCAATTTTAGCCCAAATCTAATCGAAAGGGTTTATGACAAAATCCACGACTGAGCGTTTACTGACGTACGTGAGAATCACAACCAAATCAGGCGAAAGGGCTCATTTCaacaaatcaaaaaacaaagagactgccaacgttccaaaattcagaatcaaaaaacaagaaaggtaagttgttcgAACGTTTATAgtgacaaaattacgttacagtcacaaatatgtcaacccaacggtcttttaagtgaacagacaaacaaatatcacaATAAACTTatcagttttcgcccactcgccaggaagccgagcgaatgaacaTTTCAACAGATAACAAAGGGACCTAAACGCTCACAACACAAGACTGCAGTAAGTGAGCATAAAACAGGACTGAGTACTTGCCCCTTACATCTTTGTAATATTTGTGCGATACCGTTGGCTGCTTTTGTGACAAACTGCGACAGAATACTCTGCGACAAACTCCTTTCCGTCCTTATCCCGCTTGCGGCAACTGACTGCGCATGTCACAAGCCTGGATCTCCGAGAGGCAAAAACAGTGGACcttaccccccacccctccctccacCACCATCGCTCCCAGTTTTCTGTTCATATAGTCTATACATTTTTTATTTGAAGACTTtctccttttgaagacctgattttctcaggtttaAAAcacgggttccactgtactctgtACCCAGCCCTGTAAATGTCGTTCGTTCtgggggactgggtggccgagtggtaacgcacttgcgctcggaagcgagaggttgcgagttcgaccctgggtcagggcgttagcaattttctcccccctttcctaacctaggcggtgggttcaagtgctagtctttcggatgagacgaaaaaccgaggtcccttcgtgtacactacattggggtgtgcacgttaaagatcccacgattgacaaaagggtctttcctggcaaaaatgtataggcatagataaaaatttccaccaaaatacccgtgtgacttggaataataggccgtgaaaagtaggatatgcgccgaaatggctgcgatctgctggccgatgtgaatgcgtgatgtattgtgtaaaaaaaaatgccatctcacacggcataaataaatccctgtgccttgaatatgtgcgcaatataaattgcataaaattaaaataaaaaaataaaaaaataaatccctgcgcttagaactgtacccacggaatacgcgcgatataagcctcacaACACAAGACGGCAGTAAGTGAGCATAAAACAGGTGTAAG
Encoded here:
- the LOC138982864 gene encoding uncharacterized protein, with protein sequence MFTRFVLCVLPLVYASSAAVHFSERVELGRVSSPVVNETSGLAASRVHPGIFYGHNDHGGMNRVFAMDPATGEVKATLNIAGVQNYDWEDVCVGTCGQGESGSCLYIGELGDHHGDGSLRLIYKVREPAVLQDTTLPLVDTLRFTWNEQDAESLMIDPSGDLYIISKLHGGDSLFAKLPRSGWGASTPVPIPSHDTVRLDLNTYSNDPQGADLSPNGRMLLVKEEHGLVFYAFSDNMNYVSELAGMRPTSVGTYVRRKSGEAVAWNVNGTGFYTLPEGEHQVFNFYTISGAPDGLVG